DNA from Variovorax sp. PBL-H6:
CTGCACGAAGGGCGACGATGCCGACAAGGCGATGAAGTGCGGGATGTAGCGCGACATGCGGTGCAGCATCAGCAGTGCGCCGTCGGCATCGGGGCAGCCGATGTGCACGTGCTGCCCGAAGATGGTGAACTGCTTGGAGAGGTAGCCGTAGAGCTCCGACAGCTCGCGAAAACGCGGCTTGTCGTAGATGCGCCGCTCGTGCCACTGCTGGAAGGCGTGCGTGCCACCGCCCACCACCGCGATGTTGAGCTTGTCGGCGTTGCGCACCAGCGCGTCGCGAATGGGCGTGAGCTGCGCAACGACGTCCTTGGCCGAGTGGCAGATGTCGGTGGATATCTCGATCATGCTCGAGGTCATCTCGGGCACCACGCTGCCAGGCAGCGGGGTCTGTGCCATCAGGCGCAGCATGTCCTCGGCATAGGGTGCGAGGTCGTAGTCGTGGGTGTTGACCAGCTGCAGTTCCAGCTCGACGCCCAGCGACAGCGCGACCGACTTGTTGAAGGGCTCCAACGGCACCACGCGGCTCTCGGGGGAGCCGGGGATCGGCGGTGTTCCCTCGGGCGGCCGACCGGTTTCGAAGACGCTCATGGGGACCTCCACGCTCTGCACTTCGCTGGGCTCATCGCTGCGTGTCCTCCGTGACGCTGAAGGCTTCGGGCAGCCAGGGCCTGGAGCTTTCGCCGGCGCCGTGGATGGCGACGGTGGCGAGCACCGCACCGAGCACCTCCATCAGCAGGATGGCGGGCAGCGCGATCTGCGTGATCATCGCGCCCAGCAGCGGCGAGGCCGTGACAAAGGCCGAGGTGATCAGCAGCGCGATCGACGACAGCGGCGACATGGCGCAGCCCACCCACAGCGCCTGGCGCCAGCTCGCGCCGCTGCCCGGGTTGGCGATGGCCACGCCCGCGATCTTGGCAACCGTGCGCACGCCGATCACCGCCAGCACCACGCTGGCGACCGGGAGGCTCCAGTCGGCCTGCGCGGCCACGATGGACACCAGCACGAACATCAGCATGGTGAGCAGCGAGGCCGCGGTGCCCAGTTGCCTCGGCCAGACCCAGGGCTTGGGGTGCAGGGCCTTGAGCAGCACGCCGCCGATGAGCGCCGCCAGCGGGGCCGAGCCGCCGAAGTGCGCAGCCAGCGCGGCGCCGGCCGCGATGATCGCCAGCAGCAGGATGGAGGTGTTCTCGCTGGTCGGGCTCATCACGCGCAAGGCCGAGCGCAGCGACAACGCCATCAGCGCGCCGACCACGAAGGACAGGCCCAGCACCACCGCAACCGGGTAGAGCTTCTGGAACAGGCCCAGCGGCGCGTGCTCGATCAGCCCGGCTTGCGCATAGCCCAGCGCCAGCGCATAGAAGGTGTTGAGCGTGGCCAGCGTCAGCGCGCGCTCGGTCACCGGGCCGGAGCCGCGGGTGTCCATCACCACGCGGCTGAGCACGGCCGGCGAGGCCACGATCGCCATCAGCGCGATCGGATTGGCCACGGGGTCGGGCACGTCCATCCAGTGCAGCACCCAGAACACGGCGAGGTAGGTCAACGTGGCTTCGAGAAGGCTCTGCACCAGCACCATCGGGTTGTGGCGGAACCAGCGCAGCGGCAGCCGGCCGCCTGCCTCGAACAGCACGATCGCGACGCCGAGCTCGAGCAGGAACAGGCTGATGCCCTGCAGCGGCCACATCGCGCCCTCGAACCCGGCTAGGCCGACCATCGTGCCGACCACCGAGTAGCCGATCACCTTGGGCATGCCCGTGTAGCGCTGCACCAGGTGGCCGGCCGCGGCGGCGGCGGCCAGCAGAAGCGACCACAAGACGGTGGGCAGGCCGGCCGAGGGTCGCACCCAGTCGGACCAGAAACCCAGCAGGTCGTTGGGAATGAAAGAACTCATCGGGCCAATCTGTTCAACAAAGGGCGCGCGCCGGTCAGGCGCCGCGCATCGAGCAGAGCGCACGGGGCGTTCATGGCTCGAGGAAGACGGTTGCGTTCAGTGCAGCACGCGCGAGACGGGCGGGCCGCCCGTGTCGGCTTCCAGCACGAACATGGGAATCGCGACGTCGAAGCGCTCGCCGTGCTCGGTCACGAAGAAATAGCTCCCATGCATGGTACCGCTGGGCCCCTGCAGCCGGCATCCGCTGGTATAGCGGAAGGACTGCCCGGGCGCCAGCAGCGGCTGCTGCCCGATCACGCCGAGGCCCTTGACCTCCTGCGTCTTTCCGGCCGCATCGTTGATGAGCCAGTGCCGGGAGATCAACTGCGCCGCCACGCGGCCCGTGTTGGTCACGGTGATCGTGTAGGCGAAGGTGTAGACCCGGTCTTCGGGCGAAGACTGGTCCGGCAGGTAACGGGGGTCGACCTGGACGTTGATCGGTTGGCTGGACATCGGAGCGATGTTAACAATTGGCCGAAAGATGGCCTGCGACAATCCATCTCCATGAGCAGCAGCCGCACCTTTCGCATCGCCCCCTCCATCCTTTCAGCCGATTTCGCGCGCCTCGGCGCCGAAGTGAGCGATGTGATCGCCGCCGGGGCCGACTGGATCCACTTCGACGTCATGGACAACCACTACGTGCCGAACCTCACCTTCGGCCCGATGGTCTGCCAGGCGCTCAAGCCCCACGCGAAGACCGCGAGCGGCACGCCGGTGCCGATCGACGTTCACCTGATGATCGAGCCGGTGGATGCGCTGGCCGCCGCCTTCGCCCAGGCCGGGGCCGACTACATCAGCTTCCATCCCGATGCTTCGCCGCACACGCACCGCAGCATCCAGGCCATCAAGGCGGCCGGCTGCAAGGCCGGGCTGGTGTTCAACCCGGGCGCGGGGCTGGAGCCGCTGGACTGGGCCATCGATGACATCGACCTGGTCCTGATCATGAGCGTGAACCCGGGTTTCGGCGGCCAGAGCTTCATCGATTCGGCGTTGCGCAAGATCGAACTCGCGCGCAAGCGCATCGAGGCCAGCGGGCGCGACATCCGCCTGGAGGTCGATGGCGGCATCAAGACCGACAACATCGCACGCGTGGCCAGCGCCGGCGCGGACACCTTTGTTGCCGGCAGCGCGATCTTCAATTCGAAAAGCTATGCAGGCGTGATCGCCGAGATGCGCGCGCGACTCGAGGCCGCGCCAGGCCCGAGTCAAGCTGATCAAGCCTGATCAAGCCTTGCGCTTGACCTTGTCGTTGTAGACGCGGTCGAGCACCGGGCCGCGGTCGGTGTCCACCACCCCACGCTCCACGTCCTCCATGCCCTTGCGGCCCAGGCCGGCCGAGTTGCCCTGGTTCTGCTGGCTGTCCGAGGACTGGTCGCGCTCGTGGGGCAGGCGCGGCGCCGATTCGCCGCCCTGCTCTACCTGGGTCTTGCCCTCGCCCGCGTCCTTCACGGGATCGGTCTTCGCAGGGGTCTTCTTGCTGTCCATGGCTTGTTCCTTCGTCATTCCACCCTTCTGGCATGCCATGGCGGAAAGCCCGGTAGGACCGCCATGCGCTGCCCTGTAGGATCAGCGGCGAGA
Protein-coding regions in this window:
- the apaG gene encoding Co2+/Mg2+ efflux protein ApaG; protein product: MSSQPINVQVDPRYLPDQSSPEDRVYTFAYTITVTNTGRVAAQLISRHWLINDAAGKTQEVKGLGVIGQQPLLAPGQSFRYTSGCRLQGPSGTMHGSYFFVTEHGERFDVAIPMFVLEADTGGPPVSRVLH
- the rpe gene encoding ribulose-phosphate 3-epimerase — translated: MSSSRTFRIAPSILSADFARLGAEVSDVIAAGADWIHFDVMDNHYVPNLTFGPMVCQALKPHAKTASGTPVPIDVHLMIEPVDALAAAFAQAGADYISFHPDASPHTHRSIQAIKAAGCKAGLVFNPGAGLEPLDWAIDDIDLVLIMSVNPGFGGQSFIDSALRKIELARKRIEASGRDIRLEVDGGIKTDNIARVASAGADTFVAGSAIFNSKSYAGVIAEMRARLEAAPGPSQADQA
- a CDS encoding cation:proton antiporter; protein product: MSSFIPNDLLGFWSDWVRPSAGLPTVLWSLLLAAAAAAGHLVQRYTGMPKVIGYSVVGTMVGLAGFEGAMWPLQGISLFLLELGVAIVLFEAGGRLPLRWFRHNPMVLVQSLLEATLTYLAVFWVLHWMDVPDPVANPIALMAIVASPAVLSRVVMDTRGSGPVTERALTLATLNTFYALALGYAQAGLIEHAPLGLFQKLYPVAVVLGLSFVVGALMALSLRSALRVMSPTSENTSILLLAIIAAGAALAAHFGGSAPLAALIGGVLLKALHPKPWVWPRQLGTAASLLTMLMFVLVSIVAAQADWSLPVASVVLAVIGVRTVAKIAGVAIANPGSGASWRQALWVGCAMSPLSSIALLITSAFVTASPLLGAMITQIALPAILLMEVLGAVLATVAIHGAGESSRPWLPEAFSVTEDTQR